DNA from Flavobacterium aestivum:
TATAAAAAAACCGCTACTACTTAAATTTAAGTAATAGCGGTTTTTCCTTATACTAATAATTAACCTTTTCTCTTTGCAGAACTACTTTTTCTAATACTAATAACTATTCCACACATTATTTTTCGGACTAGCATCTACATAAATGCCATTATCAAGATTTACCGATTTTATTTTTTTATCAGATTTCAAATAAATTGTTGTGTTTTTTTGATTGTTTTTCCAAACGGCTGGAGTTTGATGCAAAATCTCTTTTGAATTGTCATCATACATAATAACAACATCAAAAGGAATGGCGAAACCACCAACATTTTTAATCCAAATTGTTTTTTTCGAATTCATATCTTCCACTTTTTCAATCACTAAATCAATGTGATTATTGCTAAAAAACCAGTTGTTGAAAAACCAATTTAAATTTTTACCCGAACTGGTATTCATACAATTAAAAAAGTCCCAAGGAATTGGATGTTTACCGTTCCATGTATCCATATAAAAATGCAATGATTTTTTGAATTGGTCATCACCAAGCAAATCTTTCAAAGCAAGATACGAAAGAGAAGCTTTGCCATATGAATTGTTTCCATATCCCGCATCAGACACTTGGGTAGACATCGTGATTATGGGTTGATCTTCTTCTGCAGATGGGTCTTTTATATAACGATTGATTCTGAACTCTTTATAAAATCTATCGGCTGCCTCTTTACCATGTTCTGCAATGCCTATTAGATATTCAAAAGTAGTAGCCCAGCCTTCGTCCATATAAGCATATCGGGTTTCATTTATTCCCATATAAAAGGGAAAATAGGTATGTGCTATTTCATGATCTTGTACCAATTGTGCAAAAATAGCATTCCCTACCTGTGCATCATTAACCATCATAGGATACTCCATATCAGCAAATCCCTGAAAAGCAGTCATTTTTGAGTATGGATAAGGAATTCCTGGCCAATTATTAGAAAACCAATCTAATGCGTAATTAATATTTTTAACCGAATTAAAAAAATCCGTGCCTGTTATATCATAAGCTGCTTGAGTACTGGTGCGACGTTTGGTTTTAGCATCTACAATTGCGCTACTGGCATCCCAAATATAATGATTGCTTAATGCGAAACAAACATCACTAATGTTGTTGGCTTTAAACTTCCAGCTATTCCATTCATTTTGCTGAGTAACACGTCCTTCTTTCAATTCTTGTTCATTAGCAATACGCATTACCTCATCTGAGATATATGATTTTTTTAAACGAGCAGCATATTCAGGTTGCAAAACCTCATCTGGGTTTAATAAATCTCCTGTTCCATAAACCACGTAATTTTTGGGTGCATTAACTGTGTAAACATAATCGTTAAAGTCATTATAGAATTCTTGACGATCTGTATGAGGTATTCTGTCCCAGTAATTATAATCGTCAAAAACTGATACTCTAGGATAGCTATAGGCTACATAAAAAGTAGTTTCGTCTATTTGTCCTTCTCTTCCACTCTCTTTTGACAAAGGATAATTCCATTCGATTTCAAAAGTTGCTTTAGTCTTTGGCAGCAAAGGGCTTTTTATCTTTACATTTCCAACAGTCCCCCATTTTCTGGCATCTTCATTGTAAGTAACCCCATCTATTTTTAAAGATGTAATCGTCAATCCATTTGATAGAAAGTTTTCACCCACACTTCCTCCTCTTGGAGATGTTGGCTTGTGCAAATTATTCACAAAACGTATCACTATATTTCTCAGTGTATCATTACTATTGTTTTCGTATACAATAGTTTCGCTACCGCTTACCTCCTTTGTCGTTGCATTTACACTAATATTCATGGTATAAATACCGTGATTTTGCCAATACTTTTTACCGGGCTTTCCATCCATAGAACGAGTCTCTTTTGCATAAGCTTCTTTTATGTTTCTAGGCATATAAAGCTCTTGGGCAAAACTACTTTGTACAAATACAATAATTGTCAGGGCTAATAGTTTCGATAGGATTTTCTTTTTCATTTTTGATTTTTAGATTGTGACAGTTTGTAATAAGTATCCAAATCTTGATTTTTGTAACAAAAACTTGTCGTTTTTTTATAAAAAAACCAAAATGAAATTCGAAATGCCTTTTATAAATGATAAAACGCTTTTATGAGAAAATTGACTAATACATACAAAATAGCACCTATTAAAGCAAAAGCGAGAATAAAAGCAAGAATATTAATTACAATATTGGGAATGAATTTTAGTCTTGGATGCACATAAAAAGGCTCACGATGCAAACGTTCGTGCACATTTTTGGCTGCTATTTTTATTTTCTTTTTGATAGCTTAAATGCTTTAATAAATTTCACTTCTAATTTAAGCTTTATTTAGACATTTTTAATGTTTTTTAATCAATAATAAGCAGGGCAACTATAACATCTTCTACTCGTATCAAAAATATACATGAATGAAAGCTCATATACCCCTCCTGTTTTTCCAATATGTGTAGTATTGAAATCATAAGAATAGCCAAATTTAAAATGATTAAACTGTAGCCCTCCAAAAAGGTTGACCGAAATTAAAAAATCACTCCCCGGAGTATCTTTTGACGGATTTGTTGCGGCACCTACCCCAAAAAAATATTTTTCAAATATCAGACCCGTTCCAAAATCCAAACGATCATAGGATCCTTGTGCCATATAGTTTGTCGTTACCAATAATCGGGTTTCATAAGGAAAACTGATTATATCTACATAATCTGCAATATGAAATTCATATCCCAAATTGGCCGAAAAAAAACGGTCTAATGGCATATTACCATCTTCTTCAAAAGAAATGTCAGGTTTATTAATATGCTTCAATGCCAAACCAATCCATCCTTTTTCATTATTGATTAACATTCCTGCAGAAATGTCGAAAAAATTTATATGATTATTATACAATAAAGGATCTCCACTCCCTGGATTAATGCTTCCGGATCCAATATTGATTTGATCTCCCAACACCAAGTTTTGAAAACCATAAGATTTATACCCAAATCCTACTTCAGCTGCCGGGCGAAAATACCAATCATCTGTCAACTGCACTCGGTATGCATAGGAAAGACTTCCTTCAAAAAATTTATAATCTGTAAATGTTTC
Protein-coding regions in this window:
- a CDS encoding M1 family metallopeptidase — translated: MKKKILSKLLALTIIVFVQSSFAQELYMPRNIKEAYAKETRSMDGKPGKKYWQNHGIYTMNISVNATTKEVSGSETIVYENNSNDTLRNIVIRFVNNLHKPTSPRGGSVGENFLSNGLTITSLKIDGVTYNEDARKWGTVGNVKIKSPLLPKTKATFEIEWNYPLSKESGREGQIDETTFYVAYSYPRVSVFDDYNYWDRIPHTDRQEFYNDFNDYVYTVNAPKNYVVYGTGDLLNPDEVLQPEYAARLKKSYISDEVMRIANEQELKEGRVTQQNEWNSWKFKANNISDVCFALSNHYIWDASSAIVDAKTKRRTSTQAAYDITGTDFFNSVKNINYALDWFSNNWPGIPYPYSKMTAFQGFADMEYPMMVNDAQVGNAIFAQLVQDHEIAHTYFPFYMGINETRYAYMDEGWATTFEYLIGIAEHGKEAADRFYKEFRINRYIKDPSAEEDQPIITMSTQVSDAGYGNNSYGKASLSYLALKDLLGDDQFKKSLHFYMDTWNGKHPIPWDFFNCMNTSSGKNLNWFFNNWFFSNNHIDLVIEKVEDMNSKKTIWIKNVGGFAIPFDVVIMYDDNSKEILHQTPAVWKNNQKNTTIYLKSDKKIKSVNLDNGIYVDASPKNNVWNSY
- a CDS encoding PorP/SprF family type IX secretion system membrane protein, translating into MKIKIVAFLSLFFYSIIVNAQDPVFTQYFMVPQVLNPGFTGMLETTNAGILHRTQWPDLELRVDSDFAYAYTWDENINSGFGLNLLSERETFTDYKFFEGSLSYAYRVQLTDDWYFRPAAEVGFGYKSYGFQNLVLGDQINIGSGSINPGSGDPLLYNNHINFFDISAGMLINNEKGWIGLALKHINKPDISFEEDGNMPLDRFFSANLGYEFHIADYVDIISFPYETRLLVTTNYMAQGSYDRLDFGTGLIFEKYFFGVGAATNPSKDTPGSDFLISVNLFGGLQFNHFKFGYSYDFNTTHIGKTGGVYELSFMYIFDTSRRCYSCPAYY